Part of the Phacochoerus africanus isolate WHEZ1 chromosome 8, ROS_Pafr_v1, whole genome shotgun sequence genome is shown below.
GACTTGTACAGGAAACAGACACAATCAATAACTTTCGAGTTTACCCACTGTGTCCCCCTTTGAGAGGACTCAAGATTCCAAAGAGGGCTTACTGTGTACCCGGGGCCATCAGGGAATTAGACCTGGTGCTTGCCCCCCCAGTCACCTATTCTGTTTTCCTACTTCAAGCTAAGGGCCATAGAACTTAGATCCCAAGGAAAGTCTACCCTGTTCTGGGAACAACTGAGCGCTTAAAGAGAGCCTACTGTAAGCCATGCTGGGGATTCAGTAATGACCAAGACAACCTGGAACCCTGCCCTTAGAGAGTTCACAGTCCAGTGGGGAGACAAAATCATTACCAGATGGCAGGGACAGCCTACCGTGGTCAGGGCTGGGATGGGAAACACAgagggtgggggtgtgggtgggggttgTTCTCGGGGAAGACTTCCTGGACCAGAAAATAGCTGATATGAGAAGTCAGGTGGGCAAAGAATGTTCCAATGGGAGGAAACAGCATAATCAAAGGCCTGGAGTTAGACCTCACATCACTATTCAATGACCAAAAATATCAATGTGACggagtcccgtcatggctcagtggttaacgaatccaactaggaaccatgagattgcggattcaatccctggcctcactcagtgcattaaggatctggtgttgctgtgagctgtggtgtaggtcacagatgcggctctgatcccacattgctgtggctctggtgtaggctgttggctacagctccgattagacccctagcctgggaacctccatatgctgtgggagcggcccgagaaatggcaagaagacaaaaaaaaaaagtatatatttatatatatatctcaacgTGGCTGGAGGGAGGACCATGGGTCAGTTCACAAAGGATCTGCggacaactataaatataataaaattcattgaattaaaaaaaaaaagtatctgtgaACCATAGTAAGGAGCCTGGACTTTGTGAGAgggtattgggggggggggttaaacaAAGAAATTTGGGCTTTAGGAAGATCTCATTGAAAGGGATGAATGCAGGCatgtaaacaaataattacaatcCTGATGAACACAGAATGCAGGAGGCCCCTAATCCAGTTAAGCCTGGACACTGCCAAGTATTTTATTGGGTGGCTACTTGCTCTCTGTCCCCCATGCAGTCAGGATAGAGTAGGCCTGGTACGCAGCCTCCAAAACATTATGTGCCTTCTAAGGTTTGGGGAAACATGATAATAAGCAGGAAGATGGAGTCTGGGCATTCCTCATAAAGGGATGAACGACCCTGGGAGAAAGAATGGcttgtttttaattacttaagAATGATTTGTTTGCAATCCCCAGTAATTGAATTTCCAATTGGAagttccaattttcttttcttttttgctttttagggccgcactggtggcatatggagattcctaggctagaggtccaaatGGAGTTGCAACCGccgtcctagccacagccacagtaacgcaggatccaagcgttgtctgtgacctacaccacagctcaccgcaacgctgcatccttaacccactgagcaaggccagggatcgaatccgcaaccccatggttcctagccggatttctttccgctgtgccataacgggaactcctggaaattccAATTTTCCAATTGACCCAGTAATAATCATAACGAGAATAGGgacttttgtgttttcttcagcTATGTGTCCCAACACTTAATAGAAATACTTGGCACAGAGTAAACGTTCAATAAATGATTATTGCATGAATAAGAGTATTTCCGTTGGGATAGTTTCCCCACAGGGCGACTCTCCATCCAGCCCAGGACCCTGAGCCCTTCTCTCCTGGTAAGGACGGGGAGGAGACGAGACTGCGCCCACGGCTTGGAACCGCCTCAGCTCACGATTGGGCTGGGAGTGAGGACGAACAGGCATTTGGACCAATAGAAGGTCGGAGTTCTCATGCATGGGCGTGGCCTAAGTGCTTCTGGACCAGCCCAGCCCCGCGGAAGACTCCCTTGTACCGCGTCTCGTCCCGCTTCCGGCCGGTCTTTATTCCGCTTCCGGTCCGACGCCGGCGTCTTTGCTGAGGGTCACATTGAGCTTCCAGCGGTTTCAGGCGCGACTCTAGGTGAGTGTCGAGGCCTCGGGGGCCTGGAATCCCAGCCTGGGGACTCAAGAGTCCGACCCTTCCTTCCCAGGGAATGAGACGAGGTTTCCGGCCGACGGCAGCAGGCCTCCCGGGCCCGGGGGGCGTCTCTTCAGTTAATAGCCGTAGCTAACGATTATTTCGTTTTTCCTCAATGCCTGGAACATTCCAGGCGACTTACattgattcatttaatcctccctcCAGCCCTATGAGGTAGGGCCTGTGATTATCCCTTTTTGACAGGGAGGCAACCGCAGTTCAGACAGTAAGCGGTTTAGCCATAGGTCAGGATTTGGACCTAGTAGTTTGCACTGCAGGGCTTTTAATCATCAGATGTACCCCCTGTGGTTTGCCTGGGCTGTGGCACGGCTTCTTGGTGTCTGGCGCCTCCACCCCCTTAGACGTTGGAGGGGCCACAGCGGCACTCCCAGTCTACCGCACTCCTGAAATCGGGTGGAGCTCGCTTCCAAAATAATTCTTCCGATCGTGTGTGTGTCCCAGCTGCTGGAGTTCCAGATAGCCCCGCTCCCGGAAAGACTCCATTTCGATGGCCCAGATCCCTACCACTACCTTGAGTCGCTTGGATTTAACATCAGTCCACTCACCTCTATGTAATCCCAGGACTTCTCTAATCATCTGGAATAGAGGCAATTTCTTTCAGTTTCCCTGACGAAAACTGTATCACCTCATAAAAAATTCTGTCATAGGTTTTTAACTCTGGGTTCACAGAATCCATAGAATTCAAGGGGTTCTAGTTCTTGAATGGGGGaaattttacatctatatttttaCTAATCTTTTATTGAAATGTAGCGTTTCCTTCAGTTAGGAGTGGAGGCAGTGACCATTAGCATCATCAAAACCACAGGTCATCTTATATCCCATTACAGTTGTAGATGTCACAAAAtatcattttcattccttttttttaaggctgcccccagggcatatggaagttcccaagctggggggatggaatcggagctgcagctgccagcctacaccacagccataacagctcgggatccttaacccgctgagcaatgccaggaatcaaatccacatcctcatagattctagtggggttcgttaccgctgagccaccacaggaactccctcactcatGACTATTTCGAAATTGTGTAGTTAAGTCCTCAGCTGCATATAACGGTTTTCTTTGTGATCCTTTGCAACTTCTAAATACATTTAAACATATTCTGAGAAAGGGTTCATTAGATCCCTGGGGAGTTCATGGCACTACCTACACTACCCCTGCAGTGTAGGTTATGTCAGTGATGGAGTGCAGCTCCACTGCATGtgtgctctgtgaccttgggatgTCACTTAAACACCCTGTGTCTTTGTGAAACAGTAATAGTAATAGTTCCTGCCTTTTAGAGTGACTGTAGGAATAAAGCATCCTTGCCAATAGTCAGCACTTGGTGAGTGTCAGCTAGTGTTATTTTGGGACAGATAAGGCCTGATTTTACCAGAGAGTTGAGccctccacccctaccctgcTGTGACTTCCACACTTTGCGTGTTCTTGCCTGCCTTTCATCTCTGTGTGCGTGTTGAAAGGAAGGGGGCCTTGGCCTGGCTTGACTTGGTCACACCCAGCCTGTTTTGCATCCAGCCTCCACTGGGCCTGAGTGGACTGAGAGCCCTATGCCAAGGCCCCCTGAGACCCCTACCAGCATCCATTCTCTTTGGCCCCAGGAGTCAGCACTATGGCAGAAGACATCCAGACCAAAATCAAGAACTACCAGACAGCTCCTTTTGACAGCCGCTTCCCCAACCAGAACCAGACCAGGAACTGCTGGCAGAACTACCTGGGTGAGCAGGACATGGGTTGGAGCGGGCGGGGGCAATGTTGACTTTCCCCTGGTCCCACATCTCAAGTCACCTACCTCTTGCCTCCTCCTAGGGGTCCTTCTGCATCCTAGGCCACTTTTATTCTGAACATTCCTACCTTGCAGGGCCCACGCCCCTCCTCACCAGCTGTGTGTTCAAGATCTGGGCCAGTGGCACAAACTTTGGTTCCCACaatgattttgtgttttgttttgtaaaaaacgaaaggttttcttttttttttttttttggccgtggcaTGCAACAGTTTGACGTGGGATATGGGATcgcagttcccagaccagggtttaaACCCAGGTTGCAGCAGTGAAGctctgagtcctaaccactagaccaccaggaagctccccctcgatggtgtgtgtgtgtgtgcgcgcgcgcgcgtgtgtgcacgcatgcatgAAATGTACATACATACAGGAGGAACATAAAACATAATGTACAAGTAAATTGATAAACTCGAATTCCCCCATGAAACTGTAATTTGGAAGAAACCTAGATGCTGCCAGCACTCAGAGCTTCCCTGCCTCCTGCACTCCCTGTCTTGAAAATAGCGCTCTACCTCCCCACTGAGAGGGCGATCATATTTTGGTTTTATCACCGCTTTTGTCTCTTTGTGAATGTTATAAATACTGTATGTATTCCTTTGTGTTTGGATTTCTTCATTCAACAGTTTTCAAGATTCATTGATGCTGTGGCATGTATtttgctcactctctctctctcttttttttttttaaagggccacacagGCATACGGAAGCttagccaggggttgaattgaagccacagccacagcaacatgggatccaagctgcatctgtgacctacactgcagttcatggcaatgccaaatccttaacccattgatcagggcatcgaacctgcatcctcatgaatactagtcaggttaattactgctgagctatagcagcaggaactcctatatttcgcccttttttttttgtctttttgccttttctagggccgctcccccataatatggaggttcccaggctaggggtcgaattggagctgtagccaccagcctacgccagagccacagcaacgcgggatcccagccgcgtctgcaacctacaccacagctcacggcaacaccagatcgttaacccactgagcaagggcagggaccgaacccgcaacctcatggttcctagtcggattcattaaccactgcgccacgacgggaactcctattttgcccatttttactgctgtacagttttatattttagtcACAGACACATGGTATCCAGTTTGGGGTTCAAGAATCACGCTTGTATAGACATGCTTATAAATGTAATTTGGTATCCACGTGAATGCTTTTCTCTCTAGGGAGTGTGCCTAGGAGTGTAATAAGTGGAGTAATTTTtagattaattaatttttagattAATTTCCTACTGGTTTTAATAAATCAGACCATCCCCCTCATGTCCTCTCTAGGATGCCAGCGTCTTAGCATCAagctatttttccctttccttgtcCCACTTCTGGACTTGCATAATTTCCACACCTGCCTTTCACGTGGCTATCATTCCTGACCCCAGAATTTTCAAATTGAACAGTAGTTCTTTAGCAGCTGCACTTGTAAGGGTATGCTTTCTTTGTGAaacttggggggtggggtgaggattGTGCATAACTGGTTGTGAAGTAAAAAGTATTTCTTTGAGTTTTGATCAGAAATGTGTTCCAGCCTTGGTCTAGACTGACCCTGATCCCCTTTCTTCACAGACTTCCACCGCTGTGAGAAAGCAATGACTGCTAAAGGGGGTGACGTCTCCGTGTGCGAATGGTACCGGCGTGTGTACAAGTCTCTCTGCCCCATATCCTGGGTATGTGTCTCCTCCTGGGGCCTTTGGGACACTGGGTGAGGTCTTAGCAGAGGGGAGTGTGGTGACTTGGTGGCAGTTCATCtatgagaggcagagagaggacaagGCATCACACTGACCATGGACACGGCGgccttgtcttcttcctggaattgcctccctttcctccttacACTGATGCTCAACCAGCCAGGCTCTCAGCCAAGACAACCAGATGTGTCTTGCCCTGGCACTCTACACGGCCCTGTCCCTGTGGAGCTCAGCATCACTATCTTTTGGAATCAAtcttttttggggcggggggatcccacccaagtcgctgcagtgacagcaTAGATCCTTACccccactgagccgcaagagaactctgtccttttttcatgtggacatttccaaataaagtcaaaGTAGAATAAATCAGTGATTCCCCCAAATGTACCCATCATCCAAACtgaatagtttcttttttgttttgctttttttaaattttttttttttttggcttttgtctttttgttgttgttgttgttgttgttgctatttcttgggccgctcccacggcatatggaggttcccaggctaggggttgaatgggagctgtagccaccggcctacgctagagccacagcaacgcgggatccgagccacgtctgcaacctacaccacagctcacggcaacgccggatcattaacccactgagcaaggccagggaccgaacccgcaacctcatggttcctagtcggattcgttaaccactgtgccacgacgggaactcctgtttttttttttttttttgaattacgATTACAGACTTGAGTttttatagattcaatgtaattcattcaattagacttttttttttttttttttgtctttttagggccgcacccatggcatatggacgttcccaggctaggagtcaaattggagctgcagccacagccacagcaacaccagatccttaacccactgaatgaggccagggattgaacctgcatcctcatgaatgctagtcagattcatttccattgggccatgatgggaactcccaaactgaatagtttaaagatttttttttttcccctttcctccacatatcccttttctttttcttcttccttttgctgAAGTATTCTGAAGCAAATATCAGATGTGTCATTTCACACC
Proteins encoded:
- the LOC125133712 gene encoding cytochrome c oxidase subunit 6B1 → MAEDIQTKIKNYQTAPFDSRFPNQNQTRNCWQNYLDFHRCEKAMTAKGGDVSVCEWYRRVYKSLCPISWVSAWDDRRAEGTFPGKI